A region of Gracilinanus agilis isolate LMUSP501 chromosome 3, AgileGrace, whole genome shotgun sequence DNA encodes the following proteins:
- the CD3G gene encoding T-cell surface glycoprotein CD3 gamma chain, giving the protein MKYDWRLAGLILTIILIQGIVAQTEEVGKPVDLDDNQQDGTVLLTCNFQGVETVQWIKEGMILKETKRTLNLGSISEDPQNVFWCRNSTNTTKKESRPLHVYYRMCQNCMKLDGVTLSGLILAEIITLSLLAVGIYFIAGQDAVWQSRASDKQTLLTNDQLYQPLRDREDDQYSHLQGSHPRKK; this is encoded by the exons GTATTGTGGCCCAGACAGAGGAAG TAGGAAAGCCTGTGGACCTGGATGACAATCAACAAGATGGGACTGTACTACTAACCTGCAATTTTCAAGGGGTAGAAACTGTTCAGTGGATTAAAGAGGGAATGATCctgaaggaaactaagagaacattaaaCCTGGGAAGTATCTCCGAAGACCCCCAAAATGTATTTTGGTGTAGAAACTCAACAAATacaacaaagaaagaatcacGCCCACTTCACGTATATTATAGAA TGTGCCAAAACTGTATGAAGCTAGATGGAGTCACTCTATCAGGCCTAATCTTAGCTGAAATCATCACTCTTTCCCTTCTTGCTGTTGGTATCTACTTTATTGCAGGGCAGGATGCAGTTTGGCAGTCAAGAG CTTCAGACAAACAGACTCTGCTAACTAACGACCAACTTTACCAG CCACTCAGAGATCGAGAAGATGACCAATACAGTCACCTTCAAGGGAGTCATCCTCGGAAGAAGTGA